One Streptomyces sp. SAI-135 DNA segment encodes these proteins:
- a CDS encoding TetR/AcrR family transcriptional regulator yields MGGTMDVTKQQRRGNTRQRIQDVALELFAEQGYEKTSLREIAEHLDVTKAALYYHFKTKEEILVSIFDDLTQPILDLIEWGRKQPHTLETKQEIVRRYSETLAGATPLFRFMQENQAAVRELRVGETFKERMQGLREIIVDPEADLTDQVRCVSAIFTLHAGMFFLQDIAGDPESKRKAVLEVATELVTRAHRGGADA; encoded by the coding sequence ATGGGCGGCACCATGGACGTCACCAAGCAGCAGCGCCGCGGCAACACGCGCCAGCGCATCCAGGACGTGGCCCTCGAACTCTTCGCGGAGCAGGGGTACGAGAAGACCTCTTTGCGGGAGATCGCCGAGCACCTGGATGTCACCAAGGCGGCCCTGTACTACCACTTCAAGACCAAGGAAGAGATCCTCGTCAGCATCTTCGACGATCTGACGCAGCCGATCCTGGACCTGATCGAGTGGGGCCGGAAGCAGCCCCACACCCTGGAGACGAAGCAGGAGATCGTACGGCGCTACAGCGAGACGCTGGCCGGTGCGACGCCCCTGTTCCGCTTCATGCAGGAGAACCAGGCGGCGGTCCGTGAACTGCGCGTCGGCGAGACCTTCAAGGAGCGCATGCAGGGGCTGCGCGAGATCATCGTCGACCCCGAGGCGGACCTGACCGACCAGGTCCGCTGCGTCAGCGCGATCTTCACCCTGCACGCCGGGATGTTCTTCCTCCAGGACATCGCCGGGGACCCGGAGTCCAAGCGCAAGGCGGTCCTGGAGGTCGCGACGGAGCTGGTCACCCGGGCGCACCGGGGCGGCGCGGACGCCTGA
- a CDS encoding MDR family MFS transporter, giving the protein MADTQTVERAPDKKQRSVRVVLLALMITMMLAMLDNMIVGTAMPTIVGELGGLEHLSWVVTAYTLATAAATPLWGKLGDMYGRKGVFMSSIVLFLVGSALSGMAQDMGQLIGFRAVQGLGAGGLMVGVMAIIGDLIPPRERGKYQGMMAGVMALAMIGGPLVGGTITDNWGWRWSFYINLPLGVVSLGLISAVLHLPKKRAQARIDYLGAALLTVGITSIVLVTTWGGTEYAWTSARIMELIGIGVAALVGFVFWQTKAAEPVVPLHIFRSRNFTLMSIIGFITGFVMFGATLFLPLYQQSVQGASATNSGLLLLPMLGAMLVTSMVAGRITTNSGRYYVFPVLGSVLMVIGLYLLSTMDTETSRFTSGVFMAVVGLGMGCLMQITMLVAQNSVEMKDMGVASSSTTLFRTLGSSFGVAIMGALFNHRVQDTMAERGGELGSKVTEQSAQLDAKSLEKLPEAVREAYQYAVSAGTHSAFLLGAIVAVLSLAAAVFVKEVPLKGAGPQKAADDAAPAPLVEV; this is encoded by the coding sequence ATGGCGGACACACAGACGGTCGAGAGGGCGCCGGACAAGAAACAGCGCAGCGTGCGGGTCGTCCTGCTCGCGCTGATGATCACCATGATGCTCGCGATGCTCGACAACATGATCGTGGGCACCGCGATGCCGACGATCGTCGGCGAGCTCGGCGGACTCGAGCACCTGTCATGGGTCGTGACGGCCTACACACTGGCCACCGCGGCCGCCACCCCCCTGTGGGGCAAGCTCGGCGACATGTACGGCCGCAAGGGCGTCTTCATGAGCTCGATCGTGCTCTTCCTGGTCGGCTCCGCGCTCAGCGGCATGGCCCAGGACATGGGGCAGCTCATCGGCTTCCGGGCCGTGCAGGGCCTCGGCGCCGGCGGTCTGATGGTCGGCGTCATGGCGATCATCGGCGACCTGATCCCGCCGCGTGAGCGCGGCAAGTACCAGGGCATGATGGCCGGCGTCATGGCGCTCGCGATGATCGGCGGCCCGCTGGTCGGCGGCACCATCACCGACAACTGGGGCTGGCGCTGGTCCTTCTACATCAACCTGCCGCTCGGTGTCGTGTCCCTCGGCCTGATCAGCGCGGTGCTGCACCTGCCGAAGAAGCGCGCGCAGGCCCGGATCGACTACCTGGGCGCCGCGCTGCTGACCGTCGGCATCACCTCCATCGTGCTGGTGACCACCTGGGGCGGCACGGAGTACGCCTGGACCTCCGCGCGGATCATGGAGCTGATCGGCATCGGTGTCGCCGCGCTGGTCGGGTTCGTGTTCTGGCAGACCAAGGCGGCCGAACCGGTCGTACCGCTGCACATCTTCCGCAGCCGCAACTTCACGCTGATGTCGATCATCGGTTTCATCACCGGCTTCGTGATGTTCGGCGCCACCCTGTTCCTGCCGCTGTACCAGCAGTCCGTGCAGGGCGCCTCCGCCACCAACTCCGGGCTGCTGCTCCTGCCGATGCTCGGCGCGATGCTGGTGACCTCGATGGTCGCGGGCCGGATCACCACCAACAGCGGCCGGTACTACGTCTTCCCGGTGCTCGGCAGCGTCCTGATGGTGATCGGGCTGTACCTGCTGTCGACGATGGACACGGAGACCTCGCGGTTCACCTCCGGTGTCTTCATGGCCGTGGTCGGTCTCGGCATGGGCTGCCTGATGCAGATCACCATGCTGGTCGCCCAGAACAGCGTGGAGATGAAGGACATGGGCGTCGCCTCGTCCTCCACGACCCTCTTCCGTACGCTCGGGTCCTCCTTCGGCGTGGCCATCATGGGCGCCCTGTTCAACCACCGGGTCCAGGACACCATGGCCGAGCGCGGCGGGGAGCTGGGCTCCAAGGTGACCGAGCAGTCCGCGCAGCTCGACGCGAAGAGCCTGGAGAAGCTGCCGGAGGCGGTGCGCGAGGCGTACCAGTACGCGGTCTCCGCGGGCACGCACTCGGCGTTCCTGCTCGGCGCGATCGTCGCCGTGCTCTCGCTGGCGGCGGCGGTGTTCGTCAAGGAGGTGCCGCTGAAGGGAGCCGGACCCCAGAAGGCGGCGGACGACGCGGCTCCGGCCCCGCTGGTCGAGGTCTGA
- a CDS encoding helix-turn-helix transcriptional regulator, whose protein sequence is MDKVRQIRLAKDAMDRDWADPGLDLYAVAAHAGYSRYHFLRAFKQAYGETPGQYLTHRRIERAEEMLRGADLSVTEICHLVGFSSLGTFSARFKTRTGLTPSEYRARHVGRGAALIPGCYAMLWAGGFPTERSTGRTATSKKRPGPGAAYGDGEEPPDDRRAEP, encoded by the coding sequence ATGGACAAAGTGCGGCAGATCAGGCTCGCCAAGGACGCCATGGACCGGGACTGGGCCGATCCGGGGCTCGACCTGTACGCCGTCGCCGCGCACGCCGGGTACTCCCGGTATCACTTCCTGCGCGCCTTCAAGCAGGCGTACGGCGAGACGCCCGGGCAGTACCTCACGCACCGGCGCATCGAGCGGGCCGAGGAGATGCTGCGCGGGGCCGACCTGAGCGTGACCGAGATCTGCCACCTGGTCGGCTTCAGCAGCCTCGGCACCTTCTCCGCCCGCTTCAAGACACGGACCGGGCTCACCCCGAGCGAGTACCGCGCCCGGCACGTGGGCCGCGGCGCCGCCCTGATCCCCGGTTGCTACGCCATGCTGTGGGCCGGCGGCTTCCCCACCGAGCGAAGCACCGGAAGGACCGCAACTTCGAAGAAGCGCCCCGGCCCCGGCGCTGCCTACGGTGACGGGGAGGAACCCCCGGACGACAGGAGAGCGGAGCCATGA